A DNA window from Massilia putida contains the following coding sequences:
- a CDS encoding CoA transferase subunit B: MSTTRYTRDQMAARVAQDIPEGAYVNLGIGLPTKVANYLPREREVFLHSENGLLGMGPAPAPGEEDEDLINAGKQPVTLLTGGAYFHHADSFAMMRGGHLDICVLGAFQVSHTGDLANWHTGAPDSIPAVGGAMDLAIGAKQVFVMMEHQTKTGDSKIVERCTYPLTGIGCVSRIYTDLAVLDVTPQGLRVREMAPGLTLADLQAVTAAPLLAPTND; encoded by the coding sequence ATGAGTACCACCCGTTATACCCGCGACCAGATGGCCGCTCGCGTCGCCCAGGACATCCCGGAGGGCGCCTACGTCAACCTGGGCATCGGCCTGCCCACGAAGGTCGCCAACTACCTGCCGCGTGAACGCGAAGTGTTCCTGCACAGCGAGAACGGCCTGCTGGGCATGGGCCCCGCGCCGGCGCCCGGCGAGGAAGACGAAGACCTGATCAACGCCGGCAAGCAGCCGGTGACCCTGCTGACGGGCGGAGCGTACTTCCACCACGCCGACTCGTTCGCGATGATGCGCGGCGGCCACCTGGACATCTGCGTGCTCGGCGCCTTCCAGGTGTCGCACACGGGCGACCTGGCCAACTGGCACACGGGCGCGCCGGACTCGATTCCCGCCGTCGGCGGCGCCATGGACCTCGCGATCGGCGCCAAGCAGGTGTTCGTCATGATGGAGCACCAGACCAAGACGGGAGACAGCAAGATCGTCGAGCGCTGCACGTATCCGCTGACGGGCATCGGGTGCGTGAGCCGCATCTATACCGACCTGGCCGTGCTCGACGTCACCCCGCAGGGCCTGCGCGTGCGCGAGATGGCGCCGGGGCTCACGCTGGCCGACCTGCAGGCCGTCACCGCCGCGCCGCTGCTGGCGCCCACGAACGATTAA
- a CDS encoding 3-oxoacid CoA-transferase subunit A, producing MIDKTCESLERAVADIHDGATVMIGGFGNAGMPSALIDALIAHGARELTIVNNNAGNGDTGLAALIKEKRVRKIVCSFPRQSDSWHFDALYRAGEIELELTPQGNLAERIRAAGAGIGGFFTPTGYGTLLAEGKETRVIDGKNYVFETPIHADFALIKALRGDRWGNLVYRKTARNFGPIMAMAAKTTIAQVVDIVPLGELDPEAIVTPGIFVQRVVKEAA from the coding sequence ATGATCGACAAAACCTGTGAATCGCTGGAGCGGGCCGTGGCCGACATCCACGATGGCGCCACCGTCATGATCGGCGGCTTCGGCAATGCGGGCATGCCCTCCGCCCTCATCGACGCGCTGATCGCCCACGGCGCGCGCGAACTCACCATCGTGAACAACAATGCCGGCAACGGCGACACGGGCCTGGCCGCCCTCATCAAGGAAAAGCGCGTGCGCAAGATCGTCTGCTCGTTCCCGCGCCAGTCCGACTCCTGGCATTTCGACGCGCTGTACCGCGCGGGCGAGATCGAGCTGGAATTGACGCCGCAGGGCAATCTGGCCGAACGCATCCGCGCGGCCGGCGCCGGCATCGGCGGCTTTTTCACCCCGACCGGCTATGGCACGCTGCTGGCGGAGGGCAAGGAGACGCGCGTCATCGATGGCAAGAACTATGTGTTCGAAACGCCGATCCACGCCGACTTCGCGCTGATCAAGGCGCTGCGCGGCGACCGCTGGGGCAATCTCGTGTACCGCAAGACGGCCCGCAACTTCGGCCCGATCATGGCCATGGCCGCGAAGACCACCATCGCGCAGGTCGTCGACATCGTGCCGCTCGGCGAGCTCGATCCGGAAGCGATCGTCACTCCCGGGATCTTCGTCCAGCGCGTCGTCAAGGAGGCAGCATGA
- a CDS encoding IclR family transcriptional regulator domain-containing protein, giving the protein MSSNTATPAGPRSIAEEIDALADPDFMTSLARGLAVLRAFADSRKPQTIAQISQQTGIPRAAVRRCLHTLRQLGYVDAELNNFSLRPKVLTLGYSYLSSTPLTAAAQPCLNGVSKALGESSSLAVLEEDQVLYVARAATSRVMSVSLTAGSRLPAYCSSLGRVLLAHLPQDELDAYLARTTLTPMTERTVTDPARLREILAQVRRDGYAVNNEELELGLRSIAVPVRGASGRVLAALNVGAHAARVTPERMVDEFLPVLRQGAQELAMLLP; this is encoded by the coding sequence ATGTCATCCAACACAGCAACCCCAGCCGGCCCGCGCAGCATTGCCGAAGAAATCGACGCCCTCGCCGATCCGGACTTCATGACGTCGCTCGCCCGCGGCCTGGCCGTGCTGCGCGCGTTCGCGGACTCGCGCAAGCCCCAGACCATCGCCCAGATCAGCCAGCAGACGGGCATCCCGCGCGCGGCCGTGCGCCGCTGCCTGCACACGCTCAGGCAGCTCGGTTACGTCGACGCGGAACTGAACAACTTCAGCCTGCGGCCGAAAGTGCTGACGCTGGGATACTCGTACCTGTCGTCGACGCCGCTGACGGCCGCCGCGCAGCCCTGCCTGAACGGCGTCAGCAAGGCGCTGGGCGAATCGAGTTCGCTGGCCGTGCTCGAAGAAGACCAGGTGCTGTACGTGGCGCGCGCGGCGACGTCGCGCGTGATGTCGGTGTCGCTGACCGCCGGCAGCCGCCTGCCCGCGTATTGCAGCTCGCTGGGCCGCGTGCTGCTGGCGCACCTGCCGCAGGACGAGCTGGACGCCTACCTGGCGCGCACGACCTTGACGCCCATGACGGAGCGCACCGTGACGGATCCGGCCCGGCTGCGCGAGATCCTGGCGCAGGTGCGCCGCGACGGTTATGCCGTCAACAACGAGGAACTGGAACTGGGATTGCGCTCGATCGCCGTGCCGGTGCGCGGCGCCTCGGGCCGCGTGCTGGCGGCGCTGAACGTGGGCGCGCACGCGGCGCGCGTGACGCCGGAGCGCATGGTGGACGAATTCCTGCCGGTCCTGCGCCAGGGCGCGCAGGAACTGGCGATGCTGCTGCCCTGA
- a CDS encoding antibiotic biosynthesis monooxygenase family protein gives MVVESAEILVKAGMEEQFEAGVRAAGPLFRRARGCQGMRLQRGVENPRAYRLLVDWETVEDHMVHFRESDDFQEWRRLVGHCFDGAPVVSHFAAAVDGF, from the coding sequence ATGGTCGTGGAAAGCGCGGAAATCCTGGTCAAGGCCGGCATGGAAGAACAATTCGAAGCGGGCGTGCGGGCGGCAGGCCCGCTGTTCCGACGGGCGCGCGGCTGTCAGGGCATGCGCCTGCAACGCGGCGTGGAAAATCCGCGCGCCTATCGCCTGCTCGTGGACTGGGAGACGGTCGAGGACCACATGGTCCACTTCCGCGAGAGCGACGATTTCCAGGAATGGCGCCGTCTCGTCGGGCACTGCTTCGACGGCGCGCCCGTCGTCAGCCACTTCGCGGCCGCCGTCGACGGCTTCTGA
- a CDS encoding LysR family transcriptional regulator, with protein MRFNRLDLNLLLALDALLEEQNITRAAARVNVSQSAMSGMLARLREFFEDDLLAAVGRNMELTVLGKQLVGPVRDLILHVHATVGIRVTFDPARETRCMKIMVSDYATEVFLNQVVARVLRDAPNMTLELVPLADDAAEKLRRGENDFLIIPRNFLDPEHPQRTLFEDHYCAVIWEGNTHVGDVLDAATYERLSHIAPMLGRPRSPTMEELLLQAQNVKRRIRVITSDFYSMATALVGTDLVATMHTRLALACARRLPIRVLPLPYDLPPLAECLQWHRFQENDPCHIWLRGIMLEVARGLPTNAELPMAPFSFNSIETGRGVTGLSVA; from the coding sequence ATGCGATTCAACCGCCTGGACCTGAACCTGCTGCTGGCGCTCGACGCGCTGCTGGAGGAACAGAACATCACCCGCGCGGCGGCGCGCGTGAACGTCAGCCAGTCCGCCATGAGCGGCATGCTGGCGCGCCTGCGCGAATTCTTCGAGGACGACCTGCTCGCTGCGGTCGGCCGCAACATGGAGCTGACGGTCCTCGGCAAGCAGCTGGTCGGCCCCGTGCGCGACCTGATCCTGCACGTGCATGCGACGGTCGGCATCCGCGTGACGTTCGACCCGGCGCGCGAGACGCGCTGCATGAAGATCATGGTGTCGGACTACGCCACCGAAGTGTTCCTGAACCAGGTGGTGGCGCGCGTGCTGCGCGACGCGCCCAATATGACGTTGGAACTGGTGCCCCTCGCGGACGACGCGGCGGAGAAGCTGCGCCGCGGCGAGAACGATTTTCTGATCATCCCGCGCAACTTCCTCGATCCCGAGCATCCGCAGCGCACGCTGTTCGAAGACCACTACTGCGCCGTGATCTGGGAAGGCAACACGCACGTGGGGGACGTCCTCGACGCCGCCACGTACGAACGCCTGTCGCACATCGCGCCGATGCTAGGCCGTCCGCGCTCGCCGACGATGGAAGAACTGCTGCTGCAGGCGCAGAACGTCAAGCGCCGCATCCGCGTGATCACCAGCGATTTCTACAGCATGGCGACGGCGCTCGTCGGCACGGACCTCGTCGCGACGATGCACACGCGCCTCGCGCTCGCGTGCGCGCGCCGCCTGCCGATCCGCGTGCTGCCGCTGCCGTATGATCTGCCGCCGCTGGCCGAATGCCTGCAATGGCACCGCTTCCAGGAAAACGATCCTTGCCATATCTGGCTGCGCGGGATCATGCTGGAGGTCGCACGCGGCCTGCCGACGAATGCCGAGCTGCCGATGGCGCCGTTCAGTTTCAATTCGATCGAGACGGGGCGCGGCGTCACCGGGCTGTCGGTGGCATAA
- a CDS encoding alpha/beta hydrolase — MTLTDKHAEILRAVRAAGPVIDPPAAKALYAPLLADMPRGREPLRDIAYGADERHRLDVYPPVDAAGRTPVVVFLHGGGFIRGDKSDREAVGHYFSRHGVLAVLPNYRLGPRHRWPAGAQDVASVLAWARANVAAHGGDPDHIVLAGESAGAAHVAAATLIKRFHPAEGLKIAGAFLASGVYNAELELLARAQLGIATPDPRNEAYFGTDFERYRTMSTVALIDAAPFPLALTYAELDPVQMQAQAGELFARLVTRHGFAPRIGVIANHNHLSQVYAINSGDDALAGPLLAFVRAPRA; from the coding sequence ATGACGCTGACTGACAAGCATGCGGAGATCCTGCGCGCCGTCCGCGCGGCCGGCCCCGTGATCGACCCGCCGGCCGCCAAGGCGCTGTACGCGCCGCTGCTGGCCGACATGCCGCGCGGCCGCGAACCGCTGCGCGACATCGCCTACGGCGCCGATGAACGGCATCGCCTGGACGTGTACCCGCCCGTCGACGCGGCGGGCAGGACGCCCGTCGTCGTGTTCCTGCACGGCGGCGGCTTCATCCGCGGCGACAAATCGGACCGGGAAGCCGTCGGCCATTATTTTTCGCGCCACGGCGTGCTCGCCGTGCTGCCGAATTACCGGCTCGGACCGCGCCATCGCTGGCCCGCGGGCGCGCAAGACGTGGCTAGCGTGCTGGCGTGGGCGCGCGCCAACGTGGCGGCGCATGGCGGCGATCCGGATCACATCGTGCTCGCGGGTGAATCGGCCGGCGCGGCCCATGTCGCGGCCGCCACGCTGATCAAGCGCTTCCATCCGGCCGAAGGGCTGAAGATCGCAGGCGCCTTCCTCGCGTCGGGTGTGTACAACGCGGAACTGGAATTGCTGGCGCGCGCGCAGCTTGGGATCGCGACGCCGGATCCGCGCAACGAGGCCTATTTCGGCACCGACTTCGAACGCTATCGCACGATGTCGACGGTGGCGCTGATCGACGCCGCGCCGTTCCCGCTCGCGCTCACGTATGCGGAACTGGACCCGGTGCAGATGCAGGCGCAGGCCGGCGAATTGTTCGCGCGGCTCGTCACGCGCCACGGTTTCGCGCCGCGCATTGGCGTGATCGCGAATCACAATCATCTGAGCCAGGTATATGCGATCAACAGCGGCGACGACGCGCTGGCCGGTCCTCTGCTGGCCTTCGTGCGCGCACCGCGAGCGTAG
- a CDS encoding amidohydrolase family protein, with the protein MGGIIFENVRIFDGSQMRQGTGAVRVEGNRIAEVAIGARGIAALAGDRVIDGQGGTLMPGLVEAHAHLSWPSSVERFVPGMALPPEDLVLTTARNARILLDHGFTSAYSAGALSKSVETVLNTFITSGGMPGPRLVASSIEREPVSIEELDPGKVAEHGRGPAAVRAFVKECAAIGAKSVKFLLSGEDALMPGASQQLMYTQEEADAAGEQARESGVWLACHAQASSAVKMGLRAGFRVLYHCTYADEEALDLLEAKRDEIFIAPAIGIIQATLDAAPPPHFDMSHMKKSAAEVLDLQKKLVPELRRRGLRVLPGGDYGFPFNPNGRNARDLELFVDLLGFTPEEALSAATLQGGELMGMGDELGQVKQGFLADLLLVDGDPTLDVTVLQDRKRLRAIMKDGRFHKDPALAAL; encoded by the coding sequence GTGGGCGGTATCATTTTTGAAAACGTAAGGATCTTCGACGGCAGCCAGATGCGCCAGGGGACCGGCGCGGTGCGCGTGGAGGGCAACCGCATCGCCGAGGTGGCGATCGGTGCGCGCGGCATCGCGGCGCTGGCGGGCGACCGCGTCATCGACGGCCAGGGCGGCACGTTGATGCCGGGCCTCGTCGAAGCCCATGCGCATCTGTCGTGGCCCAGTTCCGTCGAACGCTTCGTGCCCGGCATGGCGCTGCCGCCGGAAGACCTCGTGCTGACGACGGCCCGCAACGCGCGCATCCTGCTCGACCACGGCTTCACGAGCGCGTATTCGGCCGGCGCGCTGAGCAAATCCGTAGAGACGGTGCTGAACACCTTCATCACGAGCGGCGGCATGCCGGGGCCGCGCCTGGTCGCGTCGTCGATCGAGCGCGAGCCGGTGAGCATCGAGGAACTCGATCCGGGCAAGGTGGCCGAGCATGGCCGCGGTCCCGCTGCCGTGCGCGCGTTCGTGAAAGAGTGCGCGGCGATCGGCGCCAAGTCGGTCAAGTTCCTGCTGTCGGGCGAGGATGCGCTGATGCCGGGCGCGTCGCAACAGTTGATGTACACGCAGGAAGAGGCCGACGCCGCCGGCGAACAGGCACGCGAATCGGGCGTCTGGCTCGCGTGCCACGCGCAGGCCTCAAGCGCCGTCAAGATGGGCTTGCGCGCGGGCTTCCGCGTGCTGTACCACTGCACGTACGCGGACGAGGAAGCGCTGGACCTGCTGGAAGCGAAGCGCGACGAGATCTTCATCGCGCCGGCCATCGGCATCATCCAGGCCACGCTGGACGCGGCGCCGCCGCCGCACTTCGACATGAGCCACATGAAGAAGAGCGCGGCAGAGGTGCTGGACCTGCAGAAGAAGCTCGTGCCGGAATTGCGCCGGCGCGGCCTGCGCGTGCTGCCGGGCGGCGACTACGGCTTTCCGTTCAATCCGAACGGCCGCAACGCGCGCGACCTCGAACTGTTCGTCGATCTGCTGGGCTTCACGCCCGAGGAGGCGCTGTCCGCCGCGACCTTGCAGGGCGGGGAACTGATGGGCATGGGCGACGAACTGGGACAGGTGAAGCAAGGCTTCCTTGCCGACCTCCTGCTCGTCGACGGGGACCCGACGCTCGACGTGACGGTGCTGCAGGACCGCAAGCGCCTGCGCGCCATCATGAAGGACGGGCGCTTCCACAAGGACCCGGCGCTGGCCGCGCTGTAA
- a CDS encoding glycoside hydrolase family 1 protein, producing the protein MDHQEHDARRRTLLGLGTALAGAALLPAGAARAAAARGPFPQGFLWGAAIAGHQAEGDNVASDAWLLENIQPTEFKEPSGSAVDHYRLYDQDIATLASLGLNTFRFSIEWARVEPVEGMFSVAALEHYRDVLLSCRKHRVKAMVSFNHFVTPAWFAARGGWESDDLAQLYARYCDKVARHLGDLIDVATTFNEPNLPRLLFGIPGPLSGMADNPRMKEMLAKAGRLAGTGRWSSWIFGDFAKIEAGLLRAHAAGFQAIKAVRPQLPVGFSIAIADDQAVDGGEAMVARKRAIAYEPWFRAISEHGDFIGVQTYTRELIGPDGVRPPPKDARFTSAHMEYYPQALEATIRYTAHRVKLPVYVTENGISTDDDTQRIAYIRTAVDGVANCLKDGIPVKSYIHWSLLDNFEWIFGFGPHYGLIAVDRATMKRTVKPSARVLGKIAQGNGSAA; encoded by the coding sequence ATGGATCACCAAGAACACGATGCCCGCCGCCGCACCTTGCTGGGATTGGGCACGGCGCTGGCCGGCGCCGCACTGCTGCCGGCGGGCGCCGCGCGTGCCGCCGCCGCGCGCGGTCCGTTCCCGCAAGGCTTCCTGTGGGGCGCCGCGATCGCGGGCCATCAGGCCGAAGGCGACAATGTCGCGAGCGACGCCTGGCTGCTGGAAAACATCCAGCCGACGGAATTCAAGGAGCCGTCCGGATCGGCCGTCGACCACTACCGCCTGTACGACCAGGACATCGCGACGCTCGCATCGCTGGGCCTCAACACCTTCCGCTTCTCGATCGAGTGGGCGCGCGTGGAACCCGTGGAGGGCATGTTCTCGGTGGCCGCGCTGGAGCATTACCGCGACGTGCTGCTGTCCTGCCGCAAGCATCGGGTCAAGGCGATGGTCAGCTTCAACCACTTCGTCACGCCGGCCTGGTTCGCGGCACGCGGCGGCTGGGAATCGGACGATTTGGCGCAGCTGTACGCGCGCTACTGCGACAAGGTGGCGCGTCACCTGGGCGACTTGATCGATGTGGCGACGACGTTCAACGAACCGAACCTGCCGCGCCTGTTGTTCGGCATTCCGGGACCGCTGTCCGGCATGGCCGACAACCCGCGCATGAAAGAGATGCTCGCGAAGGCGGGCCGGCTGGCCGGTACCGGCAGATGGTCGTCGTGGATCTTCGGCGACTTCGCGAAGATCGAAGCGGGCCTGCTGCGGGCACATGCCGCCGGCTTCCAGGCCATCAAGGCCGTGCGCCCGCAATTGCCGGTCGGCTTTTCGATCGCGATCGCGGACGACCAGGCCGTCGACGGCGGCGAGGCGATGGTCGCGCGCAAGCGCGCCATCGCGTACGAGCCGTGGTTCCGGGCGATTTCCGAACACGGCGATTTCATCGGCGTGCAGACCTATACGCGCGAATTGATCGGGCCGGACGGCGTGCGTCCCCCGCCGAAGGACGCCAGGTTCACGTCGGCGCACATGGAGTACTACCCGCAGGCGCTGGAGGCGACGATCCGCTACACCGCGCATCGCGTGAAGCTGCCGGTGTACGTGACGGAAAACGGTATATCGACTGACGACGATACCCAGCGCATCGCGTACATCCGCACGGCCGTGGACGGCGTCGCCAACTGCCTGAAGGACGGCATCCCCGTGAAGAGCTATATCCACTGGTCGCTGCTCGACAACTTCGAGTGGATCTTCGGATTCGGCCCGCACTACGGCCTGATCGCGGTCGACCGCGCGACGATGAAGCGTACCGTCAAGCCGAGCGCGCGCGTGCTCGGGAAGATCGCGCAGGGGAACGGCAGCGCGGCATGA
- a CDS encoding MFS transporter, with protein MHITPETGRGRATLMLCHVAGMVDLVALPVWVGTLAQHYGYDLEHAGMIVTAFLSGAVAASLAAAPLYNRLPRAACAFGGYGIAALAFLAASHVSGFGALVPLHLVAGIATGTALSVTHGTIGRSANPHRLFAMAGTSLGIGAVIFYGAVPPVVAAYGGSFLFLVFAGLMGAAALACTVGFPRVATGGRERAAAAPLPRAAWCAILGVACMALNQALTFSMLDRIGVLRGFGQDRVNGLLVVCGLVNLLPAAVAGLLQQRLNPVRVALVAAPVQAALALTVTLSADFLPYALAGAVYPAVLIFTHTFLFGLIARLDPSGRALASTPAMMMTGSAIGSALAGSVAMRAGFGGQALLAVVVGTAATLCFAFVARRATAQAPAAAPTRQ; from the coding sequence ATGCACATCACCCCGGAGACGGGGCGCGGCCGCGCCACGCTCATGCTTTGCCATGTCGCCGGTATGGTCGACCTGGTCGCGCTGCCCGTCTGGGTCGGCACGCTGGCCCAGCACTACGGCTACGACCTGGAGCACGCCGGCATGATCGTCACCGCATTCCTGTCGGGAGCGGTTGCCGCGAGCCTCGCGGCGGCGCCGCTGTATAACAGGCTGCCACGCGCCGCCTGCGCCTTCGGGGGCTATGGCATCGCGGCGCTGGCGTTCCTGGCCGCGTCGCACGTGTCCGGCTTCGGCGCGCTCGTGCCGCTGCACCTCGTGGCCGGCATCGCGACGGGCACCGCATTGTCGGTCACGCACGGTACGATCGGTCGCAGCGCCAACCCGCACCGCCTGTTCGCCATGGCCGGGACGTCGCTGGGTATCGGCGCGGTGATCTTCTATGGTGCCGTGCCGCCCGTCGTGGCCGCGTATGGCGGCTCGTTTCTGTTCCTCGTGTTCGCCGGCCTGATGGGCGCGGCGGCGCTGGCCTGCACCGTCGGTTTCCCGCGGGTAGCGACCGGCGGTCGTGAGCGGGCCGCGGCGGCCCCGCTGCCGCGTGCGGCATGGTGCGCGATCCTGGGCGTGGCGTGCATGGCGCTGAACCAGGCGCTCACGTTCAGCATGCTGGACCGCATCGGCGTGCTGCGCGGCTTCGGCCAGGACCGGGTCAACGGCCTGCTCGTCGTGTGCGGCCTCGTCAACCTGCTGCCCGCCGCCGTCGCGGGCCTCCTGCAGCAGCGCCTGAATCCCGTGCGGGTGGCGCTCGTCGCGGCGCCTGTGCAGGCGGCGCTGGCGTTGACCGTCACGCTGTCCGCCGACTTCCTGCCGTATGCGCTCGCCGGCGCCGTGTATCCCGCCGTGCTGATTTTTACGCACACATTTCTGTTCGGCCTGATCGCCCGGCTGGACCCGAGCGGCCGCGCGCTGGCGTCGACGCCGGCGATGATGATGACCGGCTCCGCGATCGGTTCCGCGCTGGCCGGCTCGGTCGCGATGCGCGCGGGCTTCGGCGGTCAGGCGCTGCTGGCCGTGGTCGTCGGCACCGCCGCCACGCTGTGCTTCGCCTTCGTGGCGCGCCGTGCTACCGCGCAGGCGCCGGCGGCCGCGCCCACCCGTCAATGA
- a CDS encoding TonB-dependent receptor, producing the protein MQAPRTPSTLGSLTVLSMSLAAIWNPALAQSADSGAGLDATAKIEKGIETVVVTAQKRSQSIKEVPVAITVVNAAQLERAGVKDIGDLAKTAASLEFGDQSTGGAGGSASIRGIGTAVFTQSAESSVGVVVDGVPQGATASGLMFDLARVEVLRGPQGTLFGKNASAGVLNMATQEPIIGDRGGNVQVEFKGDHGEAVRATGNVPLNDMSALRIAAVAERNKGVYHNVLTDKDSVTNNGGARLRYLLKPNRDVSVNLIADASNQRNENAVFFAPSVAYATNAAGNHHPAAEFASCGVTVSKTNNQVCSDGPEIQHSKVRGLSGQVDWTLGSGDTLTSITAYRTRKQGPDSVNIGMSNTYDKVYNFNPHQDARQFSQELRIASPGKQALDYVGGLFYADSHNDKDSTTTILPSTFLPSPPVPRSIATDAIQHARLTTKALFGQATYHVTDATGIIAGLRYTRDTVTADESQSSVVAFDGFALPASVKAASGSANQSNVSGKIGLQHTVSKNVNVYATLSRGYKGPQIDNDTPINAASAAGNFAGNIVKPELPTSVEIGSKMSFLNRRLDVDVAAFHTKIKDFQEQNCTLTAVGALSCIPLNVPNVTSKGIEADVRARPLPELQLGLSVAMILDTAYPAGFTFDNANVGGQRLLYSPRNKATLNGDYSWSLPGDYELKLGGDIVYKSRVRFCNTFDTECGYGGHSVASLRLALRSPDDKWGVELYDRNLGDKRVPNAIIYPLPGKGAGSGFAYSLGENSFRRIGVTLDYRF; encoded by the coding sequence ATGCAAGCACCCCGTACCCCGTCGACGCTCGGTTCGCTGACCGTCCTGTCCATGAGCCTCGCCGCGATCTGGAACCCCGCCCTCGCCCAGAGCGCCGACAGCGGCGCCGGCCTCGATGCGACCGCGAAGATCGAAAAGGGCATCGAGACCGTCGTCGTCACCGCGCAAAAGCGCAGCCAGAGCATCAAGGAAGTCCCCGTCGCCATCACGGTCGTCAACGCCGCGCAGCTGGAACGCGCCGGCGTCAAGGACATCGGCGACCTCGCCAAGACGGCGGCGTCGCTCGAATTCGGCGACCAGTCGACCGGCGGCGCCGGCGGCAGCGCATCGATCCGCGGCATCGGCACGGCGGTGTTCACGCAATCGGCGGAAAGCTCGGTCGGCGTGGTCGTCGACGGCGTGCCGCAGGGTGCGACCGCAAGCGGCTTGATGTTCGACCTCGCCCGCGTCGAAGTGCTGCGCGGGCCGCAGGGCACGCTGTTCGGCAAGAACGCCTCGGCAGGCGTTCTGAATATGGCGACGCAGGAACCGATCATCGGCGACCGTGGCGGCAATGTGCAGGTCGAATTCAAGGGCGACCATGGCGAAGCCGTGCGCGCCACCGGCAACGTCCCGCTGAACGACATGTCGGCACTGCGCATCGCCGCCGTGGCCGAGCGCAACAAGGGCGTCTATCACAACGTCCTGACCGACAAGGACAGTGTGACGAACAACGGCGGCGCGCGCCTGCGCTACCTGCTCAAGCCGAACCGCGACGTCAGCGTCAACCTGATCGCGGACGCGTCGAACCAGCGCAACGAGAACGCCGTGTTCTTCGCGCCATCGGTGGCGTATGCGACCAACGCCGCCGGCAACCATCATCCGGCGGCGGAATTCGCATCGTGCGGCGTCACGGTCTCGAAGACCAACAACCAGGTGTGCTCGGATGGTCCGGAAATCCAGCATTCGAAGGTGCGCGGCCTGTCCGGCCAGGTCGACTGGACGCTCGGCAGCGGCGACACGCTGACGTCGATCACCGCCTACCGCACGCGCAAGCAGGGCCCGGACAGCGTCAACATCGGCATGTCGAACACGTACGACAAGGTCTACAACTTCAATCCGCACCAGGACGCGCGCCAGTTCTCGCAGGAGCTGCGGATCGCCTCGCCGGGCAAGCAAGCGCTCGACTACGTCGGCGGCCTGTTCTACGCCGACTCGCACAACGACAAGGATTCCACCACGACGATCCTGCCGAGCACCTTCCTGCCTTCGCCGCCCGTGCCGCGCTCGATCGCGACCGACGCGATCCAGCACGCCCGGCTCACCACGAAGGCGCTGTTCGGTCAGGCGACGTACCACGTGACCGACGCCACCGGCATCATCGCCGGCCTGCGCTACACCCGCGACACCGTCACGGCCGACGAGTCGCAATCCAGCGTCGTCGCGTTCGACGGCTTCGCCTTGCCGGCCTCCGTCAAGGCGGCCAGCGGCAGCGCGAACCAGTCCAACGTCTCGGGCAAGATCGGCCTGCAGCACACGGTCTCGAAGAACGTCAACGTCTACGCCACGCTCAGCCGCGGCTACAAGGGCCCGCAGATCGACAACGATACGCCGATCAATGCCGCCTCCGCAGCCGGCAACTTCGCCGGCAACATCGTCAAGCCCGAGCTGCCGACCAGCGTGGAAATCGGTTCCAAGATGTCGTTCCTGAACCGCCGCCTGGACGTCGACGTGGCCGCGTTCCACACGAAGATCAAGGATTTCCAGGAGCAGAACTGTACGCTGACGGCCGTCGGCGCACTCTCCTGCATTCCGCTGAACGTGCCGAACGTGACGAGCAAGGGCATCGAGGCCGACGTGCGCGCCCGCCCGCTGCCGGAACTGCAGCTGGGGCTGTCCGTCGCGATGATCCTCGACACCGCCTACCCGGCCGGCTTCACGTTCGACAACGCCAACGTCGGCGGCCAGCGCCTGCTGTACTCGCCCCGCAACAAGGCCACGCTGAACGGCGACTACAGCTGGTCGCTGCCGGGCGACTATGAACTGAAACTGGGTGGCGACATCGTCTACAAGAGCCGCGTCCGGTTCTGCAACACGTTCGATACGGAATGCGGCTACGGCGGCCATTCCGTCGCCTCGCTGCGTCTTGCGCTGCGTTCGCCGGACGACAAATGGGGCGTGGAGCTGTACGACCGCAACCTGGGCGACAAGCGCGTGCCGAACGCCATCATCTATCCGCTGCCCGGCAAGGGCGCCGGTTCGGGCTTCGCGTACAGCCTGGGCGAGAATTCGTTCCGTCGCATCGGCGTGACGCTGGACTACCGCTTCTGA